A region from the Lentisphaera profundi genome encodes:
- a CDS encoding MotA/TolQ/ExbB proton channel family protein: MKTRDIILAFGFGAVACYMLDTQMLASFNPMMWLTTIAQKVGVTFYPLIILSMWSLYSAYSQETFSPTTQGYIATTAQRIGLLGTVIGLVTATMAIGTNLSSGAAGAVSGALPAVGEALLSTAMGFVIALQCDFIIYLKLEKGHELHI, translated from the coding sequence ATGAAAACGCGCGATATCATCTTAGCCTTTGGATTTGGTGCAGTCGCTTGTTATATGCTAGATACTCAAATGCTAGCAAGCTTTAATCCCATGATGTGGCTTACTACAATTGCTCAAAAGGTCGGGGTGACTTTTTATCCACTCATTATCCTCTCGATGTGGAGTTTGTATTCAGCCTACTCTCAAGAGACTTTTTCACCCACTACACAAGGCTATATCGCTACAACGGCTCAAAGAATTGGTCTTTTAGGCACAGTGATTGGCCTGGTGACGGCCACGATGGCAATAGGGACAAATCTAAGTTCTGGTGCTGCCGGTGCAGTAAGTGGCGCCTTGCCAGCAGTGGGCGAAGCTCTACTCAGTACGGCGATGGGTTTTGTGATTGCTTTGCAATGCGATTTTATTATCTACCTCAAATTAGAGAAAGGCCATGAATTACATATTTAA
- a CDS encoding biopolymer transporter ExbD: MNYIFKSNGTEGMLDVILSCTLIFMLMSALVQVDSQSQQEVTLPDMELSQSKDQNQQGGDDSIGRVTISLKKSNQDLECFIDDKQVDYQSLESELKSMQDISHVALRREPGVSCGIEDQVILTCQELGIHQVAIVLKSVN, translated from the coding sequence ATGAATTACATATTTAAATCCAATGGAACAGAAGGCATGCTCGATGTAATTTTGAGTTGCACGCTCATTTTTATGCTGATGTCGGCACTGGTTCAAGTGGATAGTCAAAGTCAACAAGAAGTGACCTTGCCCGATATGGAACTTAGTCAGAGTAAAGATCAAAATCAGCAAGGTGGCGATGATTCTATTGGTCGAGTGACGATAAGCCTCAAGAAAAGCAATCAAGACTTAGAGTGTTTTATCGATGATAAACAAGTCGATTATCAGTCTTTGGAATCCGAATTAAAAAGTATGCAAGACATCAGCCATGTGGCCCTCAGGCGCGAGCCAGGTGTTTCTTGTGGGATCGAAGATCAAGTGATCTTGACCTGTCAAGAATTGGGGATTCATCAAGTGGCCATTGTACTAAAATCAGTCAATTAA
- a CDS encoding FHA domain-containing protein, producing MDCTSCQCLIEDEDASFCEYCGTAILSTSPALSNGLSSEPTDINIAQIETLDQNIFDSSNDSTLPIIVKYDQGTCSEFVAGVHSAIHLAFDEKDNNSVKNLKVLVQTPTQYQEVKRVFYLPSKCSINLPANALEESINAAIELFFTCTINGEEKAFHSFFNIDIHEKSGQIKTQLNINVGDINYGSGNATDATGNINLINQDLLQSDRDKLRKRESQWSDLSLHEISLDDCPFLLTENFSSANNLQDDKQKPAQEQARPTFPTSPQAKSLSLELASGETLHIFSHDLTLGRSREADLLTRNYPSPNSSDPQTEMKTLNINMSSLHASITINDSGFAFIDGNAKGPSTNKSKVNGRYVNGSVKLDNSGTITLAPNTSSSFTLNYESFSDQALILKRSDKLKQVYLIIKDHYDLEAYLKGYLIWNTPVGLCFSQQNQYKSLESLKPLFKSSSTPAKLKK from the coding sequence ATGGATTGCACAAGTTGCCAATGCCTGATTGAAGATGAAGACGCCTCATTTTGTGAATACTGTGGTACTGCGATACTTAGCACAAGTCCTGCTCTTAGTAATGGGCTCTCATCTGAGCCCACGGATATCAACATTGCACAAATCGAGACTCTAGATCAAAATATTTTTGACTCTTCAAATGACTCTACACTACCGATTATTGTCAAATATGATCAGGGTACATGCTCTGAATTTGTCGCAGGGGTTCACAGTGCCATTCACTTAGCCTTTGACGAAAAAGATAATAACAGCGTAAAAAACTTAAAAGTCTTAGTGCAAACTCCAACTCAGTACCAAGAAGTAAAAAGAGTTTTTTACCTGCCAAGCAAATGTTCAATTAACCTTCCCGCTAATGCCTTGGAAGAATCTATAAATGCTGCTATTGAACTCTTTTTCACCTGTACAATAAACGGTGAAGAAAAAGCGTTCCACAGTTTTTTCAATATTGATATCCATGAAAAAAGTGGCCAAATTAAAACACAACTCAACATCAATGTCGGGGACATCAATTACGGCTCGGGCAATGCCACCGATGCCACCGGCAACATCAACTTAATTAACCAAGATTTACTGCAAAGTGATAGGGATAAATTACGTAAACGAGAAAGCCAATGGTCAGATCTTTCTCTACATGAAATTAGCTTAGATGACTGTCCTTTTCTCTTAACAGAAAACTTCTCTTCTGCAAACAATCTTCAAGATGATAAACAGAAGCCTGCCCAAGAACAAGCTCGCCCTACTTTTCCCACTAGCCCTCAAGCTAAGAGCTTGAGCCTAGAGCTAGCCAGCGGTGAGACCCTACATATCTTCTCTCATGACCTCACTCTTGGGCGTAGCCGTGAAGCGGATCTTTTAACACGCAACTATCCATCACCCAATTCCTCTGACCCTCAGACAGAAATGAAAACGCTCAATATTAATATGAGCTCACTGCACGCCTCTATTACTATCAATGATTCAGGCTTTGCTTTTATTGATGGCAATGCAAAAGGACCAAGCACAAATAAGTCTAAAGTTAATGGCCGTTATGTTAATGGTTCAGTAAAGTTGGATAATTCAGGCACCATCACTTTGGCACCAAATACGAGCTCGAGCTTCACCCTAAATTACGAATCGTTCTCTGATCAAGCACTCATTCTAAAACGAAGCGATAAGTTAAAACAAGTCTACCTCATTATCAAAGATCACTATGACCTTGAGGCTTACTTAAAGGGCTATCTGATCTGGAATACTCCTGTGGGGCTTTGTTTCTCTCAGCAGAATCAATACAAGAGCCTCGAATCACTCAAACCACTCTTTAAGTCGAGCTCGACTCCCGCTAAACTCAAAAAATAA
- a CDS encoding caspase family protein encodes MSAKKILPLLILFFISLTTHAKRVALVIGCGNYPAEQGNLGEIPNNDAKDLAKVLKASNFEIVLRTDATSSDVKSAIREFANKLNEGDEVLFYYSGHGIQYKDNNCLAPINALSASDLIPVNNILSVMEQKKTRVNIIIVDACRNKLTRSFAGTKTALQGTFKEMKAPTGSYIAFATNPGNIAINSVNGRNSPYTAALLKHIHEPLSIEEMFKKVRGDVVSSTQQQQTPWEHSSLMGYFSFSPQVKSSQPSNRPMTANTILIDKATGIAAQQIIAKIADFSSQYKRVAFIPLENDRFNLSDIISAKLPGTSTDFEFFTRDRKEWDAISQEYNIAADGYDDLFDPETLVKIEDAKFQGIQAIVKGKVRSVIGQHGRVRVALQFYLYDIKSLKIVTSSFIDVTYPSEDSQVEAFEFDSKIEKAAEDAAYSAGKLLNKDFDVKNIAILPFFNDKHKLYDIISDELSNHQSKYVFYTTNPHDWKKVLHDKTLANSLTAETRKAIAKAYPVDAILSGEVRGVEKTANKTLVKLTIMLSGLDGRMYFKKTLEGEFYDIEPNSNTSNSALDTTSQKLAFEAADEMANSLASKINSKYKVIVAPFESGNKNLEDILISKLSSRTMGLMSFHRFDTVSNDRRHLMRRVLRDLGEFKGGQVDLNYISSYLVGNKTPDIKLAFFTGRAQVNNSGDKSALNLQGEIKDLSTGEIIWTDFISKESIKPVALKKTTEEKIVEKGERFLVENLFTIIAVGVGILFALIIGFILLKKMTRVR; translated from the coding sequence ATGTCAGCAAAAAAAATTCTTCCACTTTTAATTTTATTCTTTATCAGCCTGACAACTCATGCCAAACGCGTGGCATTAGTCATTGGCTGCGGTAATTACCCCGCAGAACAAGGCAACTTAGGCGAAATCCCCAATAACGACGCAAAAGATCTCGCAAAAGTACTAAAGGCCTCGAATTTCGAAATTGTTCTTCGTACCGATGCCACAAGTAGTGATGTCAAAAGTGCGATTCGTGAGTTCGCCAATAAACTGAACGAAGGCGACGAAGTGCTCTTCTACTACTCAGGACATGGTATTCAATATAAAGATAATAACTGCCTGGCTCCTATCAATGCCCTCAGTGCAAGTGATCTCATTCCCGTTAATAATATTCTCTCGGTCATGGAACAGAAAAAAACACGTGTCAATATTATTATCGTCGATGCTTGCCGCAATAAACTCACTCGCTCTTTCGCTGGCACTAAGACAGCACTTCAGGGAACTTTCAAGGAGATGAAAGCCCCCACAGGTTCCTACATCGCTTTTGCTACCAACCCAGGCAATATCGCCATCAATTCCGTCAATGGCAGAAACTCTCCTTATACTGCGGCACTGCTTAAACATATCCACGAGCCCTTGAGCATTGAAGAAATGTTTAAAAAAGTCCGTGGCGATGTGGTTTCCTCGACTCAACAACAGCAAACTCCTTGGGAGCACTCCTCGCTCATGGGCTACTTCAGTTTTAGTCCCCAGGTCAAAAGCTCCCAGCCGAGTAATCGCCCGATGACGGCCAACACTATTCTAATTGACAAGGCAACCGGAATTGCCGCACAACAAATCATTGCCAAAATAGCGGATTTCTCCAGTCAATACAAAAGAGTCGCTTTCATTCCTTTAGAAAATGATCGCTTTAATTTATCTGACATCATTTCTGCAAAACTCCCCGGCACAAGTACTGACTTCGAATTCTTTACCCGTGATCGTAAAGAATGGGATGCTATATCTCAAGAATACAATATTGCTGCCGATGGTTACGACGACCTATTTGATCCCGAAACTTTAGTTAAAATTGAAGATGCTAAATTCCAAGGAATCCAAGCTATTGTCAAAGGTAAAGTTCGCTCAGTAATTGGACAACATGGTCGTGTTCGAGTTGCTTTACAATTCTACCTCTACGATATCAAATCACTGAAAATTGTCACCTCATCTTTTATCGATGTCACCTACCCTTCTGAAGATTCACAAGTTGAAGCTTTCGAATTTGACTCCAAAATCGAAAAAGCTGCCGAGGATGCAGCCTACAGCGCAGGTAAATTGCTCAACAAAGATTTTGATGTCAAAAATATTGCTATTCTGCCTTTCTTTAACGATAAGCATAAACTTTACGATATCATCTCAGACGAATTATCGAATCACCAATCAAAGTATGTATTCTACACAACTAATCCCCACGATTGGAAAAAAGTCCTCCATGATAAAACTTTGGCCAATTCACTTACCGCTGAGACGCGCAAAGCAATTGCTAAGGCCTATCCAGTTGACGCCATCCTCTCTGGCGAAGTTCGCGGCGTAGAAAAAACGGCTAATAAAACATTAGTTAAACTCACCATCATGCTCAGTGGCTTAGATGGACGTATGTACTTCAAGAAAACCCTTGAAGGTGAATTCTATGATATCGAGCCTAATTCAAATACCTCCAACTCAGCTCTAGATACAACGAGTCAAAAACTCGCTTTTGAAGCTGCCGATGAGATGGCCAATAGCCTGGCAAGTAAAATCAACAGTAAATACAAAGTCATTGTGGCACCTTTTGAATCTGGGAATAAAAACCTAGAGGACATTCTGATTTCGAAGCTTAGTTCGAGAACTATGGGTTTGATGTCCTTTCATCGTTTCGATACGGTATCCAACGACCGTCGTCACCTCATGCGCAGAGTGTTACGCGATCTCGGTGAATTCAAAGGAGGACAAGTCGACCTTAACTACATTTCATCCTACCTCGTTGGCAACAAGACGCCTGACATTAAACTCGCGTTCTTCACAGGCCGTGCCCAAGTCAATAACTCTGGTGATAAATCAGCCCTGAATCTGCAAGGTGAAATCAAAGATTTAAGCACAGGTGAAATCATTTGGACTGATTTCATTAGCAAGGAATCTATTAAGCCCGTCGCACTCAAGAAAACAACTGAAGAAAAAATTGTCGAAAAAGGCGAGCGTTTCCTCGTTGAAAATTTATTCACGATCATTGCTGTTGGCGTAGGTATTTTATTTGCGCTCATCATCGGCTTTATTTTACTTAAAAAAATGACGCGTGTGCGTTAA
- a CDS encoding zinc ribbon domain-containing protein, protein MGLFSDKCDCGAKVKKAARFCNTCGKGAPGGWVKCYSCGKWVGNESKHCAHCNYDLKPEERGQIYDNKFSKDPTLLLSKLDLKFCSARTESGLTLDTGQMAFVVDGDESSLVESGNLDVKSLAKIGAHAWLLNLDLLVVPLWAEKVQSADLMEFDVYSELIVTWDQQALSKNGIELLASKENLSLEQVKELVSKAAKDVSLKLVRAYKLSELLFNPHERINFDTELQKVIRLELSRLGLRVIHFAVPQLEGKEMRQAMAREKDKVEAAKELEYNLRMREILQEDNLDQLKSEDEVKEYAAQLANQFDIKQDKRDHDLNLLQQVHRHEIDGKELGFKLAEETKIKEHNLAMATKEMAFDDKAKDHQIKQDKKQLNFDVEESEKWLDVKRKKNAVSREDEFARLEKYSKFDLQSLIAALPKAQAENLVKFNQANLREGQPDVVILEMINRFPEMESILKNKMTPDADLLAKLSDFLKSKS, encoded by the coding sequence ATGGGATTATTTAGTGATAAATGCGACTGCGGCGCGAAGGTGAAAAAAGCTGCAAGATTTTGTAATACGTGTGGCAAGGGAGCTCCCGGAGGCTGGGTAAAGTGTTACTCTTGTGGGAAGTGGGTAGGCAATGAATCAAAGCATTGCGCTCACTGCAATTACGATTTGAAGCCTGAAGAGCGTGGTCAGATTTATGATAATAAATTCAGCAAAGATCCCACCCTTTTACTCTCTAAATTAGATTTAAAATTTTGTTCAGCGCGAACTGAGTCTGGTTTGACCCTGGATACCGGGCAGATGGCCTTTGTTGTGGATGGAGATGAATCCTCACTTGTGGAGTCTGGCAATCTAGATGTCAAATCTTTGGCAAAAATAGGGGCTCATGCTTGGTTGCTTAACCTAGATCTGCTCGTGGTGCCACTTTGGGCGGAGAAAGTTCAAAGTGCCGACCTCATGGAATTTGATGTCTATTCGGAATTGATTGTGACTTGGGATCAGCAAGCACTTAGTAAAAATGGTATTGAACTACTCGCAAGCAAAGAAAACTTGAGTTTAGAGCAAGTGAAAGAACTGGTCTCCAAAGCCGCCAAGGATGTATCTCTCAAACTGGTGAGAGCATATAAACTGAGTGAATTATTATTTAATCCTCATGAACGCATCAACTTTGATACTGAATTACAAAAAGTAATTAGGCTTGAACTCTCACGCTTAGGTTTGAGAGTGATACATTTTGCTGTGCCTCAGTTGGAAGGCAAGGAAATGCGCCAGGCAATGGCGAGAGAAAAAGATAAAGTTGAAGCGGCCAAAGAACTCGAATATAATCTGCGTATGCGTGAGATCCTCCAAGAAGATAACTTAGATCAATTAAAATCTGAAGATGAAGTCAAGGAATACGCGGCACAATTAGCCAATCAATTCGATATTAAACAAGATAAACGCGATCACGATTTAAACTTACTTCAGCAAGTTCATCGCCACGAAATCGATGGCAAAGAACTCGGTTTTAAATTGGCGGAAGAAACTAAGATTAAAGAGCACAACTTAGCAATGGCAACCAAGGAAATGGCTTTTGATGATAAAGCCAAAGATCATCAGATTAAACAAGATAAGAAGCAATTGAATTTCGATGTGGAAGAATCGGAGAAATGGCTTGATGTGAAGCGAAAGAAAAACGCTGTCAGCCGTGAAGATGAATTTGCCCGCCTAGAAAAATATAGCAAGTTCGATCTTCAAAGTCTAATTGCCGCACTTCCTAAAGCTCAGGCCGAGAACTTAGTGAAATTCAATCAAGCTAATTTGCGTGAAGGTCAACCCGATGTGGTGATCTTAGAAATGATCAATCGTTTTCCAGAGATGGAGTCAATCTTAAAAAATAAAATGACCCCGGATGCAGATTTACTTGCCAAGCTCAGCGATTTTTTGAAAAGTAAATCCTAG
- a CDS encoding bifunctional serine/threonine-protein kinase/formylglycine-generating enzyme family protein, which translates to MNEIEYSRTDPLFKTSELSEKPSLPFLVNKRTDTFPKEKSSFAKYKGLESIGEGASAKVYKAYDEQLDRYVALKILRLQMQLDKDSMQRFEHERKLMAKLSIAGIVPVYEQGNCDGMEFFAMEYVEGLTFDKWLKVNQPSLENILKKLAELAQIIARLHEKNIIHRDIKPQNIMVTNEGGLRLMDLGIAKAIDQDVFFTAHGNLPCTPAYLSPEAIINKKTDILELDLYALGLVAFEAVFKKFAYDIQGLPIEEALTCITKSQVQTPNDPDVPSWLKVAIENLLDHDPRKRMSAQEFHLELMKYQDLAKGSIILSTSQGSNTFKKSRILLAPTLITLVVAAYFFFGKDFFSSPSISEDLQNTEIVIESEEKSELELNDYANYRELAAGSQEAFDQQKQLLEEGYPLELSLAKSGIIFRLIPAGEIQLGADLLQNKSPFYMGKYEVTQEQWDKVMRNNPSKFSGAALSPVENVTWFECQYFIRELERFEGLAEGSIKLPDEEQWEFACRGGTKTPFYNSEQAKDLAEVANFYENSEQKPCAVGQFKANVYGLYDMHGNVYEWCEDTESKGQRLIKGGSWMKNSFFCQSSGKSFLAEDSKNSQTGLRLILDYKKNKKLRD; encoded by the coding sequence ATGAATGAAATAGAGTATTCTAGAACCGACCCGCTATTTAAGACGAGTGAGTTGAGCGAAAAGCCCTCACTACCTTTTTTAGTGAATAAGAGAACTGATACCTTCCCAAAGGAGAAATCTAGTTTTGCTAAATATAAGGGCTTAGAAAGCATTGGAGAGGGCGCTTCTGCAAAAGTTTACAAAGCCTATGATGAACAATTGGATCGTTATGTTGCTTTAAAAATACTGCGTCTGCAAATGCAGTTAGATAAAGACTCGATGCAGCGTTTTGAGCATGAGAGGAAACTGATGGCCAAGCTTTCTATCGCTGGGATTGTCCCCGTCTATGAACAGGGCAATTGTGATGGCATGGAATTTTTTGCGATGGAGTACGTGGAAGGCCTCACTTTTGATAAGTGGCTCAAGGTAAATCAGCCATCTTTAGAAAATATCTTAAAAAAGTTGGCTGAATTAGCTCAGATTATTGCAAGACTCCACGAGAAAAATATTATTCATCGGGATATAAAACCCCAAAATATCATGGTGACCAATGAAGGGGGCTTGCGTTTAATGGATTTGGGGATTGCCAAGGCGATAGATCAAGATGTGTTTTTTACCGCCCATGGCAATTTGCCTTGTACGCCGGCCTATTTGTCGCCTGAAGCGATTATCAATAAAAAGACCGATATACTAGAATTAGATTTATACGCGCTCGGCTTAGTGGCCTTTGAAGCGGTCTTTAAAAAGTTTGCTTATGATATCCAAGGTTTGCCCATAGAAGAGGCACTTACTTGTATAACAAAGAGTCAGGTACAGACTCCTAATGATCCCGACGTACCAAGTTGGCTGAAAGTCGCTATTGAGAATTTACTTGATCATGATCCACGAAAAAGAATGTCTGCACAAGAATTTCACTTAGAATTGATGAAGTATCAAGATTTGGCCAAGGGGTCTATTATTTTGAGCACCAGTCAAGGAAGTAATACCTTTAAGAAAAGCAGAATTTTGCTGGCACCAACTTTAATTACTCTAGTTGTGGCGGCTTACTTTTTCTTTGGAAAAGATTTCTTTAGCAGCCCATCAATTTCAGAAGACCTTCAAAATACTGAGATCGTAATTGAGTCCGAAGAAAAGAGTGAGCTAGAGTTAAACGATTATGCCAATTACCGTGAATTGGCCGCGGGAAGTCAGGAGGCCTTTGATCAGCAAAAGCAATTGCTTGAGGAGGGTTACCCCCTAGAATTAAGTTTAGCTAAATCGGGAATAATTTTTCGTTTAATTCCCGCAGGAGAAATTCAGCTAGGGGCTGATCTTTTACAAAACAAAAGCCCTTTTTATATGGGGAAATATGAAGTGACTCAAGAGCAATGGGATAAAGTGATGCGCAATAATCCCTCTAAGTTTAGTGGTGCAGCTTTATCTCCAGTAGAAAATGTGACTTGGTTTGAGTGCCAATATTTTATTCGTGAATTAGAGCGTTTTGAAGGTCTGGCCGAAGGATCCATAAAGTTACCCGATGAAGAGCAATGGGAATTTGCTTGTCGTGGGGGAACCAAAACACCTTTTTATAATAGTGAGCAAGCAAAAGATTTAGCGGAAGTCGCAAATTTTTATGAAAATTCTGAGCAGAAACCCTGTGCAGTGGGACAGTTTAAAGCGAATGTTTATGGGCTTTACGATATGCATGGCAATGTCTATGAATGGTGTGAGGATACTGAATCAAAAGGACAGCGATTGATAAAGGGTGGTTCGTGGATGAAAAATAGTTTCTTTTGTCAGTCTTCAGGAAAGTCATTTTTGGCTGAAGATAGTAAGAATTCTCAGACGGGCTTGAGATTGATTTTAGATTATAAGAAAAATAAAAAATTAAGGGATTAG
- a CDS encoding bifunctional serine/threonine-protein kinase/formylglycine-generating enzyme family protein → MSGDDIDVSVGDMPTMKGNDPPVSIDVSLDDMATMPGDNQEKLAIVDRYELLEMLGRGAFGAVFLARDTVSDQLVALKTLPPELSHSAEDLEAVRENFKLVSDLSHPNIAQLKFLHQVAEVNSLQGGVHIVRGEYLVVMEYIEGSTLSSWKKQFSDRKVPIEKALDICTQVAAALDYAHGKQIIHRDIKPGNIMIEADGQVQVLDFGLAAEVRSSMSRLSTETGSTSGTRPYMPPEQLLGQGQNHSADQYALAVMFYELISGTVPFLPVFESGDMQLILAVVPSQAAVPLDGLSKKENRVLLKALSKNKSDRYPSCMEFMEAFAGGKIKKVRSPQKKKGKIPMMVAFVVLLTLFFAWWGVDVKQNKPIEITNENSGINEDLIRSNDQQERAVEVKDEKQDKLRELLRLAQSAYDANQWVEANGFAQKVLALDPQNNQAKQIQQKVADQMGMNQVVPVKSRAEVLYEQVINSREIDSSDGFASRLMELRSKSKMAKTYLEVKNYAKAVSAYQDLEFSVKDYIKSDLERDALKLKIAKMSQLNTGLSNFGVVEFDEAKAAVKIAERSLPKGDFAISTKLYQAAEQKIISANQVAKKAYEKDEAQRKLVAEATRVQSQVPQLLSQHQTWLGYDESKEAYAKARQAYSSKNYVEAIKLYGLYANKFKAMKSDLSPQVQKYLSRGMKVVKNATYSSLNGLAAGSAEMQLRQKEWVAKGWPLELELAKTGLRFRLVPPGDFMMGSPRKEEGRDADEAQKQVTISKPYYLMKTEITQAQWTKIMGKNPSYFKNAGSNAPVESISWEDCQNFIRRLSSYEGAINISLPSKAQWEYACRAATKSSIYNGNMKIHGERNAPLLDEIAWYGGNSGVTYAGAYDSSYWKEKQYDHSRAGTHPVALKMANALGMYDMQGNVWEWCADWYNSDRQNRVYRGGSWNDDAQDCRSANGYGYSPGQKTYDLGARLALSH, encoded by the coding sequence ATGTCCGGGGATGATATAGATGTGAGTGTGGGTGATATGCCCACTATGAAGGGCAATGATCCGCCGGTGTCGATTGATGTCAGCTTAGATGATATGGCAACCATGCCAGGAGATAATCAAGAGAAGCTTGCCATTGTTGATCGCTATGAATTATTGGAAATGCTGGGACGCGGGGCTTTTGGCGCGGTCTTTTTGGCGCGAGATACAGTTTCGGATCAGCTCGTGGCATTAAAGACACTTCCTCCCGAGCTCAGTCACTCCGCCGAAGATCTAGAAGCCGTGCGCGAAAATTTTAAATTAGTCTCTGACCTGAGTCACCCTAATATTGCCCAACTTAAATTTTTACATCAAGTAGCCGAAGTGAACAGTTTACAGGGAGGCGTTCATATAGTTAGAGGTGAATACTTAGTGGTGATGGAATATATCGAGGGATCGACTCTAAGTTCATGGAAAAAGCAGTTTTCAGATAGAAAAGTTCCTATTGAGAAAGCCCTCGATATTTGTACACAAGTAGCCGCAGCTCTAGATTATGCACATGGGAAACAAATCATTCACCGGGATATCAAGCCCGGTAATATAATGATTGAGGCAGATGGCCAGGTTCAAGTGCTCGACTTTGGTTTGGCGGCAGAAGTACGTAGCTCCATGAGTCGCCTGAGTACAGAGACGGGGTCTACCTCGGGTACACGGCCGTATATGCCTCCTGAGCAGTTATTAGGGCAAGGACAAAATCACAGTGCAGATCAGTATGCACTAGCGGTGATGTTCTATGAACTTATTTCTGGGACGGTGCCCTTTTTGCCAGTATTTGAGAGTGGGGATATGCAGCTGATTTTAGCTGTAGTGCCTAGCCAAGCAGCAGTGCCGCTCGACGGACTCAGTAAAAAAGAAAATAGAGTCTTATTGAAAGCCCTGTCCAAAAATAAAAGTGATCGCTACCCATCCTGCATGGAATTCATGGAGGCCTTTGCGGGCGGAAAAATCAAAAAAGTGCGCTCGCCGCAAAAGAAAAAAGGCAAGATCCCGATGATGGTGGCTTTTGTCGTTTTACTTACGCTTTTCTTTGCTTGGTGGGGTGTTGATGTAAAACAAAATAAACCTATAGAAATTACGAATGAAAATTCAGGGATAAATGAAGATTTAATTCGCTCTAATGATCAGCAAGAGCGGGCGGTAGAAGTCAAAGATGAAAAGCAGGACAAGCTTAGGGAGCTTTTGCGCTTAGCGCAAAGTGCCTACGATGCTAATCAGTGGGTAGAGGCCAATGGCTTTGCTCAAAAAGTTTTAGCCTTGGATCCCCAAAATAATCAAGCTAAGCAAATTCAGCAAAAAGTAGCCGATCAAATGGGGATGAATCAAGTGGTGCCAGTGAAATCGCGAGCGGAAGTTCTCTACGAGCAAGTCATCAATAGCCGTGAGATAGATAGCTCCGATGGTTTTGCTAGTCGACTAATGGAACTCCGCTCCAAATCGAAGATGGCTAAGACTTATTTAGAAGTGAAAAATTATGCTAAGGCCGTGAGTGCTTACCAAGATTTAGAGTTTTCAGTTAAGGACTATATCAAAAGCGATCTTGAACGAGATGCACTAAAATTAAAAATCGCGAAGATGAGTCAACTAAATACAGGCTTATCGAATTTTGGCGTAGTGGAATTTGATGAAGCCAAGGCAGCCGTAAAAATAGCTGAACGCTCTTTGCCAAAAGGTGATTTTGCGATAAGTACAAAGCTTTACCAAGCAGCAGAACAAAAAATCATCAGTGCGAACCAAGTGGCAAAAAAAGCCTATGAAAAAGATGAAGCTCAGCGAAAGTTAGTCGCAGAAGCGACGCGTGTGCAGTCTCAAGTACCGCAGTTATTATCCCAGCACCAGACATGGCTAGGTTATGATGAATCTAAAGAAGCCTACGCTAAAGCAAGGCAGGCCTATAGCTCAAAAAACTATGTCGAGGCAATAAAACTTTATGGCTTGTATGCAAATAAATTTAAGGCTATGAAATCCGATCTAAGCCCACAAGTACAAAAGTATTTATCGAGGGGCATGAAAGTCGTTAAAAATGCGACTTATAGCTCATTAAATGGTTTGGCTGCGGGTAGTGCCGAAATGCAATTGCGCCAAAAAGAATGGGTTGCCAAGGGTTGGCCCCTAGAATTAGAATTGGCAAAGACAGGTCTGCGTTTTCGCTTGGTTCCACCAGGAGACTTCATGATGGGGAGTCCACGTAAGGAAGAAGGGCGAGATGCAGATGAAGCTCAAAAGCAAGTGACGATTTCGAAGCCTTATTATCTGATGAAGACTGAAATCACTCAGGCTCAATGGACGAAAATCATGGGTAAAAATCCCAGTTATTTTAAAAATGCGGGCTCCAATGCTCCTGTAGAAAGTATTAGCTGGGAAGATTGCCAAAACTTTATAAGAAGACTGTCCTCTTATGAAGGTGCGATCAACATTTCCTTGCCAAGTAAAGCTCAGTGGGAATATGCCTGTCGTGCGGCGACTAAAAGTTCAATTTATAATGGCAACATGAAAATACATGGTGAGCGTAATGCACCGCTATTAGATGAAATAGCCTGGTACGGGGGTAATAGTGGAGTTACTTATGCAGGAGCTTATGATAGTAGCTATTGGAAAGAGAAGCAATACGATCACAGTCGGGCGGGTACTCACCCCGTTGCGCTAAAAATGGCAAACGCTTTAGGCATGTACGATATGCAGGGCAATGTATGGGAATGGTGTGCAGATTGGTACAATAGTGATCGTCAAAACAGAGTTTATCGTGGTGGTAGCTGGAACGATGATGCCCAGGACTGTCGTTCGGCGAATGGCTACGGCTATTCACCCGGACAAAAGACCTACGACCTTGGGGCTCGCCTGGCTTTGAGTCATTAA